One Zeugodacus cucurbitae isolate PBARC_wt_2022May chromosome 3, idZeuCucr1.2, whole genome shotgun sequence genomic region harbors:
- the LOC105214700 gene encoding toll-interacting protein isoform X2, with product MVGPLPNDFLRINSGVDAQVSAGCQTAEAAYQQQVYPQYVAPNYVGRLSITCAQAKLARNYGLTRMDPYVRVRVGHYVYETQTDPNGGKHPHWNRVIQSQLPAGVNSIFIEIYDECSFKMDELIAWCEIKIPQTVMRGETHEEWYPLSGKQGDGLEGAIDIVLSFSNQPMQPYMYQTMGGPAQMLMVPPGRPMPIFVTPQQPPVANTVMAPAPRQLSEEEFKQIHEMFPNIDKEVVKSVFEANNGSKDATINSLLQMNE from the exons ATGGTGGGACCGCTACCAAATGATTTTCTACGTATTAACAGTGGCGTTGATGCGCAAGTGTCTGCAGGCTGCCAGACAGCGGAAGCTGCTTACCAACAGCAAGTGTATCCACAATATGTT GCACCAAATTATGTTGGACGTTTAAGTATTACCTGTGCACAAGCAAAACTAGCACGCAATTATGGCCTTACCCGCATGGATCCCTATGTACGTGTACGTGTCGGTCATTATGTCTACGAAACACAAACCGATCCGAATGGTGGTAAACATCCACATTGGAATCGTGTAATACAAAGCCAATTACCTGCAGGTGTTAATtccattttcattgaaatttatgaTGAATGCAGCTTTAAAATGGACGAATTGATTGCATGGTGTGAAATCAAAATACCACAAACTGTGATGCGGGGCGAAACGCACGAAGAATGGTATCCACTAAGTGGTAAACAAGGTGACGGTCTTGAGGGTGCCATCGATATTGTTTTGAGCTTCTCCAATCAACCCATGCAGCCATATATGTACCAAACTATGGGCGGACCAGCGCAAATGCTAATGGTGCCACCGGGTAGACCAATGCCAATATTTGTAACACCTCAACAACCACCTGTCGCCAATACGGTTATGGCACCAGCACCGCGCCAATTGTCCGAAGAGGAATTCAAACAA atacacgaAATGTTTCCAAATATTGATAAGGAAGTTGTCAAGTCTGTATTCGAGGCGAATAATGGTAGTAAAGATGCAACAATAAATTCCTTGCTGCAGATGAACGAATAA
- the LOC105214700 gene encoding toll-interacting protein isoform X1, translating to MANAEIETRSSRWRKAMVGPLPNDFLRINSGVDAQVSAGCQTAEAAYQQQVYPQYVAPNYVGRLSITCAQAKLARNYGLTRMDPYVRVRVGHYVYETQTDPNGGKHPHWNRVIQSQLPAGVNSIFIEIYDECSFKMDELIAWCEIKIPQTVMRGETHEEWYPLSGKQGDGLEGAIDIVLSFSNQPMQPYMYQTMGGPAQMLMVPPGRPMPIFVTPQQPPVANTVMAPAPRQLSEEEFKQIHEMFPNIDKEVVKSVFEANNGSKDATINSLLQMNE from the exons ATGGCAAATGCTGAAATTGAAACACGTTCAAGTCGTTGGCGAAAG GCCATGGTGGGACCGCTACCAAATGATTTTCTACGTATTAACAGTGGCGTTGATGCGCAAGTGTCTGCAGGCTGCCAGACAGCGGAAGCTGCTTACCAACAGCAAGTGTATCCACAATATGTT GCACCAAATTATGTTGGACGTTTAAGTATTACCTGTGCACAAGCAAAACTAGCACGCAATTATGGCCTTACCCGCATGGATCCCTATGTACGTGTACGTGTCGGTCATTATGTCTACGAAACACAAACCGATCCGAATGGTGGTAAACATCCACATTGGAATCGTGTAATACAAAGCCAATTACCTGCAGGTGTTAATtccattttcattgaaatttatgaTGAATGCAGCTTTAAAATGGACGAATTGATTGCATGGTGTGAAATCAAAATACCACAAACTGTGATGCGGGGCGAAACGCACGAAGAATGGTATCCACTAAGTGGTAAACAAGGTGACGGTCTTGAGGGTGCCATCGATATTGTTTTGAGCTTCTCCAATCAACCCATGCAGCCATATATGTACCAAACTATGGGCGGACCAGCGCAAATGCTAATGGTGCCACCGGGTAGACCAATGCCAATATTTGTAACACCTCAACAACCACCTGTCGCCAATACGGTTATGGCACCAGCACCGCGCCAATTGTCCGAAGAGGAATTCAAACAA atacacgaAATGTTTCCAAATATTGATAAGGAAGTTGTCAAGTCTGTATTCGAGGCGAATAATGGTAGTAAAGATGCAACAATAAATTCCTTGCTGCAGATGAACGAATAA
- the LOC105214704 gene encoding mitochondrial chaperone BCS1: protein MPFSEIVSGLSTNPYFGAGFGLFGIGAGAAILRKGLQGAIILFRRHMMITLEVPCRDKSYQWLLQWITVRGARETQHLSVETSFVQKETGQIRTKYDFIPSIGKHLMRYQGIWIQVERTREQQTLDLHMGVPWESVTLTAFGRNKQLYFDILEEARLLALEATEGKTLMYTAMGSEWRQFGHPRRRRPLSSVVLEKGVAERIVTDCKEFIGNSQWYIDRGIPYRRGYLLYGPPGCGKSSFITALAGELEYGICLLNLSERGLTDDRLNHLLNVAPEQSIILLEDVDAAFASREDVKQQAAAYEGLNRITFSGLLNCLDGVASTEARIVFMTTNYLERLDPALIRPGRVDVKEYVGHCDAYQLEEMFLRFYGKQEKLPRQLAKDFAKCVLADGRKASPAQVQGYFMRHKTATSSEVLAHTAEIWEGSLSTALQKEPIILQATAA from the coding sequence ATGCCGTTTTCGGAAATTGTGAGTGGATTATCAACAAATCCATATTTCGGTGCAGGCTTCGGCCTATTCGGAATAGGTGCAGGTGCCGCTATTTTGCGAAAGGGCCTGCAAGGTGCTATAATTCTATTCCGTCGACATATGATGATTACATTAGAAGTACCCTGCCGAGATAAATCTTATCAGTGGTTACTACAATGGATTACTGTGAGAGGTGCCAGAGAGACGCAGCATCTTAGCGTCGAGACATCATTTGTACAAAAAGAAACTGGTCAAATACGTACAAAATATGACTTCATACCCAGTATTGGAAAGCATTTAATGCGTTATCAAGGTATTTGGATACAGGTTGAACGTACACGAGAGCAGCAAACATTGGACTTGCATATGGGTGTACCGTGGGAGAGTGTTACTTTAACAGCATTTGGGCGCAATAAACAATTGTATTTTGATATACTCGAAGAGGCACGTTTACTTGCTTTGGAGGCTACCGAAGGAAAAACACTCATGTATACAGCTATGGGTTCCGAATGGCGACAATTTGGACATCCGCGTCGCAGACGTCCGTTATCGTCTGTCGTGCTCGAAAAGGGTGTTGCAGAGCGTATTGTCACTGACTGTAAGGAGTTTATAGGCAATTCCCAATGGTATATAGATCGTGGTATACCATATCGTCGCGGCTATTTGCTGTACGGACCACCAGGTTGTGGAAAGTCTAGTTTTATTACAGCTCTAGCTGGTGAACTAGAATATGGTATCTGTTTGTTGAATTTGTCAGAGCGTGGACTAACAGATGATCGTCTCAACCATCTGTTGAATGTCGCACCGGAGCAATCAATTATATTGTTGGAAGATGTGGATGCAGCTTTTGCATCACGTGAAGATGTCAAACAGCAAGCAGCTGCATATGAAGGGCTCAATCGCATTACATTTAGTGGTTTACTCAATTGTCTCGATGGTGTAGCATCGACAGAAGCGCGTATTGTATTTATGACAACAAATTATTTAGAACGCTTAGACCCAGCACTTATACGACCCGGTCGCGTTGATGTAAAAGAATATGTCGGCCATTGTGATGCATATCAGCTGGAGGAAATGTTCTTACGTTTCTATGGCAAACAAGAAAAACTACCACGTCAACTCGCTAAGGATTTCGCCAAATGTGTATTAGCTGATGGACGAAAAGCCAGTCCGGCACAAGTACAAGGCTATTTTATGCGTCATAAAACTGCCACATCAAGTGAAGTACTTGCACACACCGCCGAAATATGGGAAGGAAGTTTGTCTACGGCACTACAAAAGGAACCAATCATATTACAAGCCACCGCGGCGTag
- the LOC105214703 gene encoding RING finger and SPRY domain-containing protein 1 gives MGSCLCKDKNESEEDNDTGVGRSQRHARGSLRNSYRNPEVLQTNATLKTLSDTVDKLVRETLDVISTMIDNEPEPPSSILMLHIITEKPAGWTELVRSLMRVVPVEHPMGPSVIALLLDDSPLPTKESVLKVGEMVAPKYGLKNNLRKERNLCVILGCLAEKLAGPSSIALLNNSMLKYLISNLNEDIEPNVKLLSLIALEKFAQTSENKVTIQKTLLEMKQSPFLALEEHVASTNFLLRQIGFCACWCLDNYFPVSGRQYSYETTNVSNINAMLNTKDVSEYLKISPDGLEARCDAYTFESVRCTFQITKGCWYYEVLLITPGVMQIGWATKESSFLSDDGYGIGDDKYSIGFDGCRRIIWHNAKSIPHSLPTWKSGSILGCLLDLDKQEVIFTLDGESTDPYRHIFNNVKEGFFAAASFMSFQQCRFNFGLEPFRYPPQRAFHNFNESGTLSSSDKIILPRHIYLDMLRKVSVRDDSCTLCFDKKATMRLEPCSHRGFCVTCTEQLKFCPMCRSDIRTKVQECTDSPVNVEVSEVEGMPTET, from the exons ATGGGCTCTTGTCTGTGTAAAGATAAAAACGAAAGTGAAGAGGACAATGATACGGGCGTTGGGCGTTCACAACGGCATGCAAGAGGTTCACTCAGAAACTCATACCGTAATCCGGAAGTACTGCAGACAAATGCCACATTAAAAACACTTTCTGATACCGTTGATAAATTAGTACGCGAGACATTAGATGTGATTAGTACAATGATTGAcaa tgagCCGGAACCACCCAGCTCTATATTAATGCTACATATTATCACAGAGAAACCAGCTGGATGGACTGAACTTGTACGTTCATTAATGCGTGTGGTCCCCGTAGAACATCCCATGGGTCCTAGTGTCATAGCACTACTACTTGACGACAGTCCACTGCCCACAAAAGAATCAGTACTAAAGGTCGGCGAAATGGTTGCACCAAAATATGGTTTAAAAAATAACCTACGCAAAGAACGAAATTTATGTGTTATACTTGGCTGCTTAGCAGAAAAATTAGCAGGGCCTAGCAGTATTGCTTTACTTAACAATTCCATGTTAAAGTACCTGATTAGTAATTTAAATGAAGACATCGAACCGAATGTTAAACTTCTTTCATTAATCGCACTCGAAAAGTTTGCCCAAACGAGTGAGAATAAAGTGACAATACAG AAAACTTTGCTAGAAATGAAACAAAGTCCGTTCCTAGCACTGGAGGAACATGTGGCatcaacaaattttttattgcgtCAAATAGGATTTTGCGCTTGTTGGTGTTTAGACAACTATT TTCCAGTAAGTGGTAGACAATATTCATACGAGACAACGAATGTCTCAAATATTAACGCAATGCTTAATACCAAGGATGTAagtgaatatttgaaaatatcaccAGATGGTTTAGAAGCGCGTTGTGATGCTTACACATTTGAAAGTGTTCGCTGCACATTCCAG ATAACCAAAGGTTGTTGGTATTATGAAGTACTCCTCATAACACCTGGTGTAATGCAAATCGGTTGGGCTACAAAAGAATCGAGTTTTCTAAGCGACGATGGCTACGGTATAGGTGATGACAAATACTCTATTGGATTTGATGGTTGTCGGCGTATAATTTGGCATAATGCCAAGTCTATTCCACACAGTTTGCCAACATGGAAAAGTGGCTCGATTCTTGGTTGTTTACTTGATTTAGACAAACAAGAGGTTATCTTTACTCTCGATGGAGAATCGACTGATCCTTATAGACACATATTCAATAACGTTAA ggAAGGATTTTTTGCGGCAGCAAGTTTCATGTCCTTTCAACAATGTAGATTTAATTTTGGACTGGAACCCTTTCGATATCCACCACAAAGAGCATTTcacaatttcaatgaaagtgGAACGCTGAGTTCAAGTGACAAG ATAATTTTGCCACGCCATATTTATCTGGATATGTTACGAAAAGTAAGTGTACGAGATGACTCCTGTACATTGTGCTTTGACAAAAAGGCTACTATGAGATTGGAGCCTTGCTCGCAtag AGGGTTTTGCGTCACGTGTACGGAACAACTTAAGTTTTGCCCCATGTGTCGCTCTGACATACGTACAAAAGTTCAAGAATGCACTGATAGTCCTGTTAATGTGGAAGTTTCTGAAGTCGAAGGTATGCCCACGGAGACATGA